One genomic segment of Marinitoga piezophila KA3 includes these proteins:
- a CDS encoding STIV orfB116 family protein → MEKILLLSFLGKGRYNESLYYRLEAENKKAKSYLSPLANAYLEKERGNDVEIKFFITKEVKENFLENPNSEHGQNINNEINNLHQKGISVTFENIPEGRNYNELEEIISIIKKSISEFSEKEIIFDLTHGLRHISTFTTGVIFYLKNLQQDFEEKNIILYYGAYDIRKEFKNKPPEVPILNISSTLELSNLTLALEEFKEYGITKRIEKALRNIQKLVATNKLCNVNKLKFSSLSTELSNFNNIIKIPASPEKIINSILKIKEILDNSIIEFRNCSKSTEKLFFIEPINYFLATLRKIIVEDLFYNIDSIKNDNTLTREKIIFMANFIKLLLKWEMYSEAMIQIRELLIDLHLLAKGQILYYDDKEKRERIFWEDSLKRNEIAERLDKLTKNIIDTRNKIAHAGRGTDDFKKENLKKLLLSYVREIEELSNNIELFEKKEATLKRKVYLLNSIIIPLSKDSETGNFDIEKITKEKFYNFLKNALNEQTLDSAIGHDSIKHFIKEQFDLDIPLERKEIYFAPGEEAIVIKLEKRPEEGKIYTKEEMDYMEENNLIGYYYIKRKF, encoded by the coding sequence ATGGAAAAAATATTATTATTATCTTTTCTTGGAAAAGGAAGATATAATGAATCATTATATTATAGATTAGAAGCTGAAAACAAAAAAGCTAAAAGTTATTTAAGCCCTTTAGCTAATGCATATTTAGAAAAAGAAAGAGGAAATGATGTTGAAATAAAATTCTTTATAACAAAAGAAGTTAAAGAAAATTTTCTGGAAAATCCTAATAGCGAACATGGTCAAAATATAAATAATGAAATAAATAATCTGCATCAAAAAGGAATAAGTGTAACCTTTGAAAATATTCCAGAAGGAAGGAATTATAATGAACTCGAAGAAATAATTTCAATTATAAAAAAGTCAATAAGTGAATTTTCGGAAAAAGAAATTATTTTTGATTTAACTCATGGTCTTAGGCATATATCAACCTTTACCACTGGAGTAATTTTTTATTTAAAAAATTTACAGCAGGATTTTGAAGAAAAAAATATTATATTATATTATGGTGCTTATGATATAAGAAAGGAATTTAAAAACAAACCTCCAGAAGTACCGATTCTTAATATTTCATCGACATTAGAACTTTCAAACTTAACCCTTGCTTTGGAGGAATTTAAAGAATATGGAATTACAAAAAGAATAGAAAAAGCTTTAAGAAATATCCAGAAATTAGTTGCAACAAATAAATTATGTAATGTGAATAAATTGAAATTTTCTTCTCTTTCTACTGAGTTATCTAATTTTAATAATATTATAAAAATTCCAGCATCACCTGAAAAAATTATAAATTCTATACTAAAAATAAAGGAAATTTTGGATAATAGCATTATAGAATTTAGAAATTGTTCAAAAAGCACAGAAAAGTTATTTTTCATAGAACCTATTAATTATTTTTTGGCCACTCTTAGAAAAATTATCGTGGAAGATTTATTTTATAATATCGATTCAATAAAAAATGATAATACATTAACCAGGGAAAAAATTATATTTATGGCAAATTTCATAAAATTATTATTAAAATGGGAAATGTATTCAGAAGCAATGATTCAGATTAGAGAACTTTTAATTGATTTACATCTATTAGCAAAAGGGCAAATATTATACTATGATGATAAAGAAAAAAGAGAAAGAATATTTTGGGAAGATTCTTTAAAAAGAAATGAAATTGCAGAAAGATTGGATAAACTAACTAAAAATATTATAGACACAAGAAATAAAATTGCACATGCCGGAAGAGGCACTGATGACTTCAAAAAAGAGAACTTAAAAAAATTATTGTTGTCGTATGTAAGAGAAATTGAAGAATTATCAAATAATATAGAGTTATTTGAGAAAAAAGAAGCTACCTTAAAGAGAAAAGTTTACTTACTAAATTCCATAATAATTCCACTTTCAAAAGATAGTGAAACAGGAAACTTTGATATAGAAAAAATTACAAAAGAAAAGTTTTATAATTTTTTAAAAAACGCTCTGAATGAACAGACTTTGGACTCTGCAATAGGTCACGATTCAATAAAACATTTTATAAAAGAACAGTTTGATTTGGATATTCCTCTGGAAAGAAAAGAAATTTATTTTGCTCCTGGGGAAGAGGCTATTGTAATAAAATTAGAAAAAAGGCCTGAAGAAGGAAAAATCTATACAAAGGAAGAAATGGACTATATGGAAGAAAACAATTTAATTGGATACTATTATATAAAAAGAAAATTTTAA